Proteins from a genomic interval of Candidatus Neomarinimicrobiota bacterium:
- a CDS encoding MBL fold metallo-hydrolase, whose translation MRVKFWGVRGSTPIPEQGFLRYGGNTPCVEVQTSEKYKIIFDSGTGIRNLGDRLSSNYPDEPLELHIFFSHLHWDHTQGLPFFKPLFEKKNKVVLYGRRYENSKFYDKLKVLMGDIYFPVPFDHLPSQVEVVEINGDKITIGDTVVSSTHLSHPGECLGFRVEHNGKVFTYATDNEHPKEGVDPNLVEIAQDADLLVYDGQFTPEEYLDGHQGWGHSTYEEGVKVADAANVNKLVLFHHDPSHTDEFIDEYILAPAQKLRDNVLAAQDRLLLEL comes from the coding sequence ATGCGTGTTAAATTTTGGGGTGTACGTGGAAGCACTCCGATTCCTGAACAGGGATTTCTCAGATATGGCGGGAATACTCCATGTGTGGAAGTTCAAACGTCTGAGAAATACAAAATTATTTTTGATTCAGGAACGGGAATTCGTAATCTCGGCGACCGGCTTTCAAGTAATTATCCCGATGAACCGCTGGAACTTCACATATTTTTTTCTCATTTACATTGGGACCACACGCAGGGCTTGCCATTTTTTAAACCTCTTTTCGAAAAGAAAAACAAGGTGGTTCTATACGGTAGAAGATACGAGAATTCAAAGTTTTACGATAAACTAAAAGTCTTGATGGGAGATATATACTTCCCTGTTCCGTTTGACCACTTACCATCTCAGGTTGAAGTCGTTGAGATTAATGGCGATAAGATTACTATTGGAGATACGGTTGTCAGCTCGACTCATCTTTCACATCCGGGCGAATGCCTCGGTTTTAGAGTAGAGCACAACGGTAAAGTGTTTACGTATGCCACGGATAATGAACATCCGAAGGAAGGCGTTGACCCAAATCTGGTTGAAATTGCTCAAGACGCCGACCTTCTTGTTTATGACGGACAATTTACGCCGGAAGAATATCTGGACGGTCATCAAGGTTGGGGTCACAGCACATATGAAGAAGGTGTGAAAGTCGCTGATGCGGCTAACGTGAACAAATTAGTGTTGTTTCATCACGATCCGAGCCATACAGATGAGTTCATTGATGAGTATATATTGGCTCCTGCCCAAAAGTTAAGAGATAACGTTCTTGCGGCTCAAGACAGGCTTCTGCTCGAGTTATAA